TCATTATTATAAAGGTTATGCTGATGGTACTGATTTTGGAGTATATGGAATTAGTAATAATGTTTATTTCGGGCGATTTGAAGAAGGATCATTAGATAGTGAATTTTCTGGAAATTTAATTGATGTTTGTCCTACTGGAGTTTTTACTGATAAAATTCAATCAAAAACATATGTAAGAAAGTGGGATTTGCAATATGCTCCGAGTATTTGTCAACATTGTTGTATTGGATGTAATATCAGTGTGGGTGAAAAATATGGAGAGATATGTAAAGTAGAAAATCGATATCATGGGAACATCAATCGTTATTTTTTATGTGATTTGGGTCGATTTAGTTATGGTTATTCTAATTTAAAAGATAGACCTAAATATTCCATTCATCGAATCGAAAATCAAGAACGTGTTTTGTATAATTTAGATGATTCTGTAAAATTAATAACAAAGTATTTAACATCTTCGTCTAGAATAATAGGAATTGGTTCTAGCCGTGCTAGTTTGGAAAGTAATTATGCTCTTCAAAAGCTGGTTGGATCGGAGAATTTTTCGGCAGGACTGTTACAAAAAGAATTAGATTGTATACAATTGATCACAAAAATTGTTACAAATAGTGGAATTTGTATACCTACATTAAAAGAAATAGAGGATTATGATGTAATTCTTATTTTGGGAGAGGATGTTACGCAAACGTCTCCTATGATGGCGTTATCTATTCGACAGGCAGTAAAAGGAAAATCTAGAGAGGTAGCAAAAGTTAATAACATTCCCAAATGGCATACGTTAGCTATTAAAAATATTTCACAAAATTTGAGATATAAGCTATTTATTACCAACGTTTATAAAACTAAATTAGATGATATTTCTGAAGAAACTTATTTTTCTACAATAGATGATCAAGTTCAATTAGGTTTTGAGATTGCTCATAAAATTGATGAGCATTCTCCTCATGTTCGAAATTTAAGTAAAAAGATGATTTTATTAATAAATAAAATTGTTTTTGCATTATTGTCTTCTAATAATGCTCTTATTATTTCAGGCACTCATTCTAATAGTATTGAACTAATTCAAGCTGCGCATAACATAGCCAAAGCGTTAAAAAACCAAAAGAAAAAAGTAGGATTAATTTTATTAACATCTAATTCTAATAGTTTAGGTATTGGATTATTAGGAGGTATGTCTTTAGAAAGTGTTATTAATAATACTTTAAAAAAGCAATGTGATTCTTTAATAATTTTAGAAAATGATTTATATCGTTATTTGTCTAATATTCAAATTATAGAATTACTTAGTGCTGTAAAAACTACTATAGTAATTGATCATCTCAAAACTAGGACTGTTACAAAAGGAACCATAGTGTTGCCAGCAACTAATTGTTTTGAAAGTTCAGGAACTGTTGTAAATTATGAAGGAAGGGCTCAACGTTTTTTTCAAGTATATGATCCAAAATTTTATAATGATGACATTCATGTTTTAGATAGTTGGAAGTGGTTACATGATATAGAGTGTAAATTATACAATAAGAATCGAATATGGAATAAATTAGATGATGTTGTTTATAGTATGTCTTCTGAACATGATCTTTTTAAACAGTTAAAATTTGTAGCCCCTGATTCATCGTTTAAAATTTTTGGGCAAAAATTAGCTAGGTCTCCACATCGGTTTAGTGGTAGAACGTCAGTTAGATCTAATATTAATGTTCATGAAATTAGTCAACCTAAAGATGAAAATTCTATGTTTTCTTTTTCTATGGAAGGTTGTCAGCAGTTTTATAAGTATTCTTCTTATATACCTTTTGCTTGGAGTCCCGGTTGGAATTCTTTACAAGCATGGAATAAATTTCAAAAAGAAATCAATGGAGAATTATATTGTGGAAATTCTGGTAAACATCTATTAACATATGATTGTGATAAGTCTATGCCGTGGTTTGAATATCATCCAGTTTGTATTAATCATGATGGTTATTATATTAGTCCATATTATCTTTTATTTGGTAGTGAACAATTATCGCAATTCTCTCCAGATATTAAAAATATCGTATGTAACGACGTTGTAGGAATTATGAATAGATGTGATGCCGATTCTTTATTTATTAAATCTGGATCTAAAATACAATTTAGTTGTATTGGTATGAAGTTTATGGTTGTGATTCATGTTTCTTCTAAAATTCCATCTGGTCAATTGGGTTTGCCTCTAGGTTTTTTTAATTTTCCTATTTCTTTATCGAGGAAAAAAGTTGTAGATTTACAAAAGATAACTGTATGATTGTATTTTTTATAAGTTTTTGTGGAAACTAAAGTGTTAATAATAGAATCTATTTTAGTGTTATTTTTAACTTTAATATGCGCAACAATAATGAGCATTGTAGAGCGTAGAGTATTAGGTTTATTACAAAATCGTTATGGACCTAATAGAGTAGGTTGGCAAGGAACATTACAAATAGTAGCAGATATGATTAAAATATTATTTAAGGAAGACTGGATTCCTATGTTTAGTAGGAAGGCGATATTTGTATTTGCTCCAATATTATCATTTTTGTCTTTGTTTCTGGTTATAGCTATTGTACCTATTAGTTCTAATTTTGTTATTATTGATTTAGATATAGGTATTTTATTTTTTTTAATGATGGCATCATTATCTGTATATCCTGTTCTATTTGCAGGTTGGTCTAGTAACAACAAATATGCATTATTAGGAGCTATTAGAGCTACAGCACAAACTTTAACATATGAAGTTTTTTTAGGTTTATCCTTGATGGGAGTAGTAGCTCGTGCACAATCTTTTAATATGATTGATATTGTTAATAGTCAGATACTATTGTGGAATTGCATTCCTCAATTTTTTGGTTTTGTAACTTTTTTTATAGCAGGTTTAGCTTTGTGTCATAGACATCCTTTCGATCAGCCTGAATCAGAACAAGAATTATCGGATGGTTATCATATTGAATATTCAGGCATGAAATTTGGTTTATTTTTTATTGGAGAATATATTTCCATTATAATAGTGTCTAGTTTAATTACTACTATGTTTTTTGGAGGTTGGTTTGGATT
Above is a genomic segment from Buchnera aphidicola (Meitanaphis flavogallis) containing:
- the nuoG gene encoding NADH-quinone oxidoreductase subunit NuoG; translated protein: MAIIFIDNKEYNVSDSENLLHTCLSLGFDIPYFCWHPVLGSFGACRQCMVKQYHSFEDKIGRLVVSCMTPITNGLIVSVNDSEVANFRKGITELLMTNHPHDCPVCEEGGSCHLQDMTVMNKHYVRRYRFLKRTHKNQYLGHFIKHEMNRCIACYRCIHYYKGYADGTDFGVYGISNNVYFGRFEEGSLDSEFSGNLIDVCPTGVFTDKIQSKTYVRKWDLQYAPSICQHCCIGCNISVGEKYGEICKVENRYHGNINRYFLCDLGRFSYGYSNLKDRPKYSIHRIENQERVLYNLDDSVKLITKYLTSSSRIIGIGSSRASLESNYALQKLVGSENFSAGLLQKELDCIQLITKIVTNSGICIPTLKEIEDYDVILILGEDVTQTSPMMALSIRQAVKGKSREVAKVNNIPKWHTLAIKNISQNLRYKLFITNVYKTKLDDISEETYFSTIDDQVQLGFEIAHKIDEHSPHVRNLSKKMILLINKIVFALLSSNNALIISGTHSNSIELIQAAHNIAKALKNQKKKVGLILLTSNSNSLGIGLLGGMSLESVINNTLKKQCDSLIILENDLYRYLSNIQIIELLSAVKTTIVIDHLKTRTVTKGTIVLPATNCFESSGTVVNYEGRAQRFFQVYDPKFYNDDIHVLDSWKWLHDIECKLYNKNRIWNKLDDVVYSMSSEHDLFKQLKFVAPDSSFKIFGQKLARSPHRFSGRTSVRSNINVHEISQPKDENSMFSFSMEGCQQFYKYSSYIPFAWSPGWNSLQAWNKFQKEINGELYCGNSGKHLLTYDCDKSMPWFEYHPVCINHDGYYISPYYLLFGSEQLSQFSPDIKNIVCNDVVGIMNRCDADSLFIKSGSKIQFSCIGMKFMVVIHVSSKIPSGQLGLPLGFFNFPISLSRKKVVDLQKITV
- the nuoH gene encoding NADH-quinone oxidoreductase subunit NuoH, with the protein product METKVLIIESILVLFLTLICATIMSIVERRVLGLLQNRYGPNRVGWQGTLQIVADMIKILFKEDWIPMFSRKAIFVFAPILSFLSLFLVIAIVPISSNFVIIDLDIGILFFLMMASLSVYPVLFAGWSSNNKYALLGAIRATAQTLTYEVFLGLSLMGVVARAQSFNMIDIVNSQILLWNCIPQFFGFVTFFIAGLALCHRHPFDQPESEQELSDGYHIEYSGMKFGLFFIGEYISIIIVSSLITTMFFGGWFGFGLSAIFWFIFKTMFFAFLFILIRASLPRPRYDKIMLFGWKFCFPLTLINLVFTAFFMLCKA